A DNA window from Streptomyces bacillaris contains the following coding sequences:
- a CDS encoding phosphopantetheine-binding protein, with translation MALTLEQLRADVADILGEEPEEIPLDENLVDYGLDSVRLMSLTAAWRRDHGIEVAFADLAEKPALEAWAPLLGVTA, from the coding sequence GTGGCCCTGACGCTGGAACAGTTGCGCGCCGATGTCGCCGACATCCTCGGCGAGGAGCCGGAGGAGATCCCGCTCGACGAGAACCTCGTCGACTACGGGCTCGACTCCGTCCGTCTGATGTCCCTGACGGCGGCCTGGCGCCGCGACCACGGAATCGAGGTGGCCTTCGCCGACCTCGCGGAGAAGCCGGCCCTGGAGGCCTGGGCGCCACTGCTCGGCGTCACCGCCTGA
- the pgm gene encoding phosphoglucomutase (alpha-D-glucose-1,6-bisphosphate-dependent): protein MAHARAGQPAQSTDLVDVARLVTAYYALHPDPAEPAQRVAFGTSGHRGSALAAAFNDDHIAATTQAICDYRARQGTDGPLFLGADTHALSEPARTTALEVLAANGATVLIDSEDGYTPTPAVSHAILTYNHGRTEHLADGIVVTPSHNPPADGGFKYNPPNGGPAASDATSWIQDRANALIEAGLDGVRRIPYARALAADTTHRHDFLTAYVDDLPSVLNLDAVREAGIRIGADPLGGASVAYWGRIAERHRLDLTVVNPLADPTWRFMTLDWDGKIRMDCSSPHAMASLIEQRDAYTIATGNDADADRHGIVTPDGGLMNPNHYLATAIDYLYTHRESWPAGTGIGKTLVSSSMIDRVAQDLGRTLVEVPVGFKWFVDGLYDGSLGFGGEESAGASFLRRDGRVWTTDKDGILLALLAAEITAVTGSTPSQRYAQLTARFGDPAYARVDAPATREEKAVLAKLSPQQVKADTLAGERITAVLTEAPGNGAAIGGLKVCTDSAWFAARPSGTEDVYKVYAESFQGPDHLARVQEEARALVSEALDGA from the coding sequence ATGGCGCACGCACGGGCCGGGCAGCCGGCACAGTCCACGGACCTGGTCGACGTGGCTCGGCTGGTGACGGCCTATTACGCCCTCCACCCCGACCCGGCCGAACCCGCCCAGCGGGTCGCCTTCGGCACCTCGGGCCACCGCGGCTCCGCGCTCGCGGCGGCGTTCAACGACGACCACATCGCCGCCACCACCCAGGCGATCTGCGACTACCGGGCCCGCCAGGGCACCGACGGACCGCTCTTCCTGGGCGCCGACACCCACGCCCTCTCCGAGCCCGCCCGGACCACCGCCCTGGAGGTCCTGGCCGCCAACGGGGCCACCGTCCTCATCGACAGCGAGGACGGCTACACCCCGACGCCCGCCGTCTCGCACGCCATCCTCACGTACAACCACGGGCGCACCGAGCACCTGGCCGACGGCATCGTGGTCACCCCGTCGCACAACCCGCCCGCCGACGGCGGCTTCAAGTACAACCCGCCGAACGGCGGACCGGCCGCCTCCGACGCCACCTCCTGGATCCAGGACCGGGCCAACGCCCTGATCGAGGCGGGGCTCGACGGGGTCCGTCGCATCCCGTACGCCCGCGCCCTGGCCGCCGACACCACCCACCGGCACGACTTCCTGACCGCGTACGTCGACGACCTTCCCTCCGTCCTGAACCTGGACGCCGTACGGGAGGCGGGCATCCGGATCGGCGCCGACCCGCTCGGCGGCGCCTCCGTCGCGTACTGGGGGCGCATCGCGGAGCGCCACCGGCTCGACCTCACCGTGGTCAACCCGCTGGCCGACCCCACCTGGCGGTTCATGACGCTGGACTGGGACGGCAAGATCCGCATGGACTGCTCGTCCCCGCACGCCATGGCCTCGCTCATCGAGCAGCGCGACGCGTACACCATCGCCACCGGCAACGACGCCGACGCCGACCGGCACGGCATCGTCACCCCCGACGGCGGCCTGATGAACCCCAACCACTACCTGGCCACCGCCATCGACTACCTCTACACCCACCGCGAGTCCTGGCCCGCCGGGACGGGCATCGGCAAGACGCTGGTCTCCTCCTCGATGATCGACCGGGTCGCCCAGGACCTCGGCCGCACCCTGGTGGAGGTCCCGGTCGGCTTCAAGTGGTTCGTCGACGGGCTGTACGACGGCAGCCTCGGCTTCGGCGGCGAGGAGTCGGCCGGCGCCTCCTTCCTCCGCCGCGACGGCCGGGTCTGGACCACCGACAAGGACGGCATCCTGCTGGCCCTCCTCGCCGCCGAGATCACCGCCGTCACCGGCTCCACCCCCTCCCAGCGGTACGCCCAGCTCACCGCCCGCTTCGGAGACCCCGCCTACGCCCGCGTCGACGCCCCCGCCACCCGCGAGGAGAAGGCGGTCCTCGCCAAACTCTCCCCGCAGCAGGTCAAGGCCGACACCCTGGCCGGCGAACGCATCACCGCCGTCCTCACCGAGGCGCCCGGCAACGGGGCGGCGATCGGCGGCCTCAAGGTCTGCACCGACAGCGCCTGGTTCGCCGCCCGCCCCTCGGGCACGGAGGACGTCTACAAGGTGTACGCGGAGAGCTTCCAGGGCCCCGACCACCTCGCCCGGGTCCAGGAGGAGGCCCGCGCCCTGGTCTCCGAGGCGCTGGACGGCGCCTGA
- the fhuB gene encoding Fe(3+)-hydroxamate ABC transporter permease FhuB has translation MQTPHTGTPASAPEHDSSTVQLDGEESDRQAKTSPAKADEPAPAPGSRPGPVPGTETPAAATETPAGTGKAVGAPAAGRRTVALAVAGLTAAVLLLSGLSLAVGAGEVGVGGVLDYLLNRDGARADARLSLVVGDLRLPRTLTALLVGAALGVAGCLLQAVTRNPLAETGLLGVNAGASLGVVAGIALLGFDSGYAYLVCAFVGAVVASGLVLLISGRRGGGSPMRLVLAGAALGATFGGLTSVIVVNSAETYDRFRFWVLGSLAGVEGFGELGRLAPVLAVGFLVALLVARPLSALALGDDLARSLGHRPPVIRTVVAIGVTLLTASAVALAGPISFLGLLAGFLARAIAGTRLAARLLLAGLIGACVLAVSDVAARVVSRPFEAPVSVIVALIGAPVLIAIVRSRQLASMGMTEPATEERTPDRPRRFAFSLPRPKPRKPKAVRVRPPDTLVVRRGPLSVLLTRRAAIAAVALAGALVCAVVLSAYAGQSDMGVGRTFRAVFGQGDRFDVLLVQNFRLGRIVAGLTAGAALGLAGCLTQTLARNRLATPELLGVNDGATAAVLLSVTLSATGTFGAWWAGPIGALVAVIVVTTVSGGLGQRGYRVLVVGLAMSALASAITQVVLSRRSLSSASSLYVWTSGSLNGRSYSVAVPVLIGLAILVPVSLAVARHLAVLRFDDATASSLGSAPGRVRTLALLLAVGLAGLAVGICGPVGFVALAAPVIASRLAGPLRVPLVGSMLTGAVLVVAADTLGRIVFDGVELPVGIVTTVLGGPFLLWVLLGRSAATRV, from the coding sequence ATGCAAACGCCGCACACGGGGACCCCGGCCTCGGCTCCCGAACATGACTCCTCGACCGTCCAGTTGGACGGAGAGGAGAGCGACCGGCAGGCGAAGACATCGCCCGCCAAAGCGGACGAACCCGCTCCGGCACCCGGCTCCAGACCCGGCCCCGTACCCGGTACGGAGACACCCGCGGCTGCCACGGAGACACCCGCGGGCACGGGGAAGGCCGTCGGCGCACCCGCGGCCGGCCGCCGCACGGTGGCGCTCGCCGTCGCCGGGCTCACCGCCGCCGTCCTGCTGCTCAGCGGCCTCTCCCTCGCCGTCGGGGCGGGCGAGGTCGGCGTCGGCGGGGTGCTCGACTATCTGCTCAACCGGGACGGGGCCCGCGCGGATGCCCGTCTCTCCCTGGTCGTCGGGGACCTGCGGCTCCCGCGCACCCTGACCGCCCTCCTCGTCGGCGCGGCCCTCGGCGTGGCCGGCTGTCTGCTCCAGGCGGTCACCCGCAACCCGCTCGCCGAGACCGGTCTGCTCGGCGTCAACGCGGGCGCCTCGCTCGGTGTCGTCGCCGGTATCGCGCTCCTCGGCTTCGATTCCGGTTACGCCTACCTGGTCTGCGCGTTCGTCGGCGCCGTGGTCGCCAGCGGCCTGGTCCTCCTCATCTCCGGACGGCGCGGCGGCGGCTCCCCTATGCGGCTCGTCCTCGCCGGTGCGGCGCTCGGCGCCACCTTCGGCGGGCTCACCAGCGTCATCGTCGTCAACTCCGCCGAGACCTACGACCGATTCCGCTTCTGGGTCCTCGGCTCCCTCGCCGGGGTCGAGGGCTTCGGTGAACTCGGCCGCCTGGCCCCCGTCCTCGCCGTCGGCTTCCTCGTCGCCCTGCTGGTGGCCCGGCCGCTCTCCGCCCTCGCGCTCGGTGACGACCTGGCCCGCAGCCTCGGCCACCGGCCCCCCGTGATCCGTACGGTCGTCGCCATCGGCGTCACCCTCCTCACCGCCTCCGCCGTCGCGCTCGCCGGGCCCATCTCCTTCCTCGGCCTCCTCGCCGGATTCCTGGCCCGCGCCATCGCCGGCACCCGGCTGGCCGCCCGCCTGCTGCTCGCCGGGCTCATCGGCGCCTGCGTGCTGGCCGTCTCCGACGTCGCCGCCCGCGTGGTCTCCCGGCCCTTCGAGGCGCCCGTCTCCGTGATCGTCGCCCTCATCGGCGCCCCCGTCCTCATCGCCATCGTCCGCTCCAGGCAACTGGCCTCGATGGGCATGACGGAACCGGCCACCGAGGAGCGCACCCCGGACCGCCCGCGCCGCTTCGCGTTCTCCCTGCCGCGCCCCAAGCCCCGTAAGCCCAAGGCCGTCCGGGTCCGCCCGCCGGACACCCTCGTCGTCCGCCGCGGCCCCCTCTCCGTCCTGCTCACCCGGCGCGCGGCCATCGCCGCCGTCGCGCTCGCCGGGGCCCTGGTGTGCGCGGTGGTCCTCTCCGCCTACGCGGGCCAGAGCGACATGGGCGTCGGCCGCACCTTCCGCGCGGTCTTCGGCCAGGGCGACCGCTTCGACGTACTGCTCGTCCAGAACTTCCGCCTCGGCCGCATCGTCGCCGGGCTCACCGCGGGCGCCGCCCTCGGCCTCGCGGGCTGCCTCACCCAGACCCTGGCCCGCAACCGCCTCGCCACCCCCGAACTCCTCGGCGTCAACGACGGGGCCACCGCCGCCGTCCTGCTCTCCGTCACCCTCAGCGCCACCGGCACGTTCGGCGCCTGGTGGGCCGGGCCGATCGGGGCCCTGGTCGCGGTCATCGTCGTCACCACCGTCTCGGGCGGTCTCGGCCAGCGCGGCTACCGCGTCCTCGTCGTCGGCCTCGCCATGTCCGCCCTGGCCTCCGCCATCACGCAGGTCGTCCTCTCCCGCCGCTCCCTCAGCTCCGCCAGCTCGCTGTACGTGTGGACCTCCGGCAGCCTCAACGGGCGCAGCTACTCCGTCGCCGTGCCCGTCCTCATCGGCCTCGCGATCCTCGTCCCCGTCAGCCTCGCCGTCGCCCGCCACCTGGCCGTCCTCCGCTTCGACGACGCCACCGCCTCCTCGCTCGGCTCGGCCCCCGGCCGGGTCCGCACCCTCGCCCTGCTGCTGGCCGTCGGCCTCGCCGGGCTCGCGGTCGGCATCTGCGGACCGGTCGGCTTCGTGGCGCTCGCCGCCCCCGTCATCGCCTCCCGGCTCGCCGGACCCCTGCGGGTCCCGCTCGTCGGCTCGATGCTCACCGGGGCCGTCCTCGTCGTCGCCGCCGACACCCTCGGCCGGATCGTCTTCGACGGCGTCGAACTCCCCGTCGGCATCGTCACCACCGTCCTCGGCGGCCCGTTCCTGCTCTGGGTGCTCCTCGGCCGCTCCGCCGCCACCCGCGTCTGA
- a CDS encoding 2,3-dihydro-2,3-dihydroxybenzoate dehydrogenase, translating to MPEHIPGRSDEFAGRTALVTGAGQGIGAAVAELLADLGAQVAATDRAGHSIEALAADWPRRQEKLSAGERSAGRLEPYVMDVTDRVAVENTVARVEDQLGPVDILVNVAGILRTGPATTLSAQDWADTFAVNTTGVFQVSQAVAPLMVTRKTGCIVTVGSNAAGIPRTGMAAYAASKAAAAMFTKCLGLELARSGVRCNVVAPGSTDTAMQRALWTDPGAEARVIDGDPSTYRTGIPLGRIAEPADIAQAVAFLASDRARHITLQELYVDGGATLR from the coding sequence ATGCCTGAGCACATACCGGGCAGAAGTGACGAGTTCGCGGGCCGCACGGCCCTGGTCACCGGTGCCGGACAAGGCATCGGGGCCGCCGTGGCCGAACTGCTCGCCGACCTCGGCGCCCAGGTGGCCGCCACCGACCGCGCGGGACACAGTATCGAGGCGCTGGCGGCCGACTGGCCCCGGCGGCAGGAGAAACTGTCCGCGGGCGAGCGGTCGGCCGGCCGTCTGGAACCGTATGTGATGGACGTCACCGACCGGGTCGCGGTGGAGAACACCGTGGCACGGGTCGAGGACCAACTCGGGCCGGTGGACATTCTGGTGAACGTCGCGGGCATCCTGCGCACCGGCCCGGCGACCACGCTCTCCGCGCAGGACTGGGCGGACACCTTCGCGGTGAACACGACCGGTGTCTTCCAGGTCTCCCAGGCCGTCGCCCCGCTCATGGTGACGCGGAAGACCGGCTGCATCGTCACCGTCGGCTCCAACGCCGCCGGGATCCCGCGCACCGGCATGGCCGCCTACGCCGCCTCCAAGGCCGCCGCGGCCATGTTCACCAAGTGTCTGGGGCTCGAACTCGCCCGCAGCGGCGTACGCTGCAACGTCGTCGCCCCCGGCTCCACCGACACCGCCATGCAGCGGGCCCTGTGGACCGACCCGGGCGCCGAGGCGCGGGTGATCGACGGCGACCCGTCGACGTACCGCACCGGCATACCGCTCGGCCGGATCGCCGAACCCGCCGACATCGCCCAGGCCGTGGCGTTCCTCGCCTCGGACCGCGCCCGCCACATCACGCTCCAGGAGCTGTACGTCGACGGCGGCGCGACCCTGCGCTGA
- the fes gene encoding enterochelin esterase translates to MTYPPRRNPPAPAGPTGSEVTAVRSPVLRTLVEDVRAGKPGAEEAFWAYVSETGAPLVEPDPEGEADHRLVTFVRREDPARPATHVLALVHTVTDKDRHAGDLAPHLMERVEGTGVWAISHRLRTDHRASYQFHASGGTREDAVRADRASWLRVLDHAEPDPLNTGAPLPSRDGRNPASVLELPEAPDQSRIRRRDGVARGTTLDTEVDGRRITVHLPSGHRPDGGPYALAVLLDGEMWGPVLGVGDIVDNLHADGELPPTVTVLVDTMGRRMKDLACSGPFVDWLADTLLPWTEQEYGAGADPARTVIAGQSAGGLTAAFAAFRRPERFGLALSQSGSFWWPDDDRGGEWLTRQYAWGERRPVTLHLEVGHQEWMLLAENRRFRNILRARGYDVRYREFNGGHDYACWRGGLADGLAALLGGR, encoded by the coding sequence ATGACCTACCCACCGCGCCGCAACCCGCCCGCCCCCGCGGGACCGACCGGATCCGAGGTGACCGCCGTGCGAAGTCCCGTGCTGCGTACGCTCGTCGAGGACGTACGAGCGGGCAAGCCCGGCGCCGAGGAGGCGTTCTGGGCGTACGTCTCCGAGACCGGCGCCCCCCTCGTCGAACCCGACCCGGAGGGCGAGGCCGACCACCGGCTGGTCACCTTCGTCCGCCGCGAGGACCCCGCCCGCCCCGCCACCCATGTCCTGGCCCTGGTCCACACGGTCACCGACAAGGACCGGCACGCCGGAGACCTCGCCCCGCACCTGATGGAGCGCGTCGAGGGCACCGGGGTCTGGGCCATCAGCCACCGGCTGCGCACCGACCACCGCGCCTCCTACCAGTTCCACGCCAGCGGCGGCACCCGCGAGGACGCCGTCCGCGCCGACCGGGCCTCCTGGCTGCGGGTGCTCGACCACGCCGAACCCGACCCGCTCAACACCGGGGCCCCGCTGCCCTCCCGGGACGGCCGCAACCCCGCCTCCGTACTCGAACTCCCCGAAGCACCCGACCAGTCACGCATCCGGCGCCGCGACGGCGTGGCGCGCGGCACCACGCTCGACACCGAGGTCGACGGCCGCCGCATCACGGTCCACCTCCCGTCGGGCCACCGGCCGGACGGCGGCCCGTACGCGCTCGCGGTGCTCCTGGACGGCGAGATGTGGGGGCCGGTCCTCGGCGTCGGTGACATCGTCGACAACCTCCACGCCGACGGCGAACTCCCGCCCACCGTCACGGTCCTGGTCGACACCATGGGCCGTCGCATGAAGGACCTCGCGTGCAGCGGCCCGTTCGTCGACTGGCTGGCCGACACCCTGCTGCCCTGGACGGAGCAGGAGTACGGGGCCGGGGCCGACCCGGCCCGTACGGTGATCGCCGGGCAGAGCGCGGGCGGCCTCACCGCCGCCTTCGCCGCCTTCCGCCGCCCCGAGCGGTTCGGCCTCGCGCTCTCCCAGTCCGGCTCCTTCTGGTGGCCCGACGACGACCGCGGGGGCGAATGGCTCACCCGCCAGTACGCCTGGGGCGAGCGCCGGCCCGTCACCCTCCACCTGGAGGTGGGCCACCAGGAGTGGATGCTCCTGGCGGAGAACCGCCGCTTCCGCAACATCCTGCGGGCCCGTGGCTACGACGTGCGCTACCGGGAGTTCAACGGCGGCCACGACTACGCCTGCTGGCGCGGCGGCCTCGCGGACGGCCTGGCCGCGCTGCTCGGCGGCCGCTGA
- the dhbC gene encoding isochorismate synthase DhbC, with translation MSTASQVATHVPPADPAHPAVGAATSLLDAYAPGDHFLATPGRTLLARGAGRQVPHDERPLTERVDAALAEAVAVGQESPVVIGAIPFDHTAPAALHIPATVRSAPPLASDPLIALPAGSSATADWRIRPVPEPEVYGEGVAAAVARMWRGEFSKVVLARTLELTSDAPLDLPAMLQRLARRDPSGYTFALPTGPARTLIGASPELLVSRRGNQVVSNPLAGSTPRSDDLAEDVRRAATLLESVKDLHEHAVVVDAVHQALAPHCTDMTVPARPTLIRTATMWHLSTTVTGTLTSPDTSALDLAMALHPTPAVCGTPTQTARQVIAETEPFDRGFFTGVVGWGNAEGDGEWVVTIRCAEAEERTLRLYAGAGVVAASEPEAETAETGAKFRTFLSAVGAEL, from the coding sequence GTGTCGACGGCATCCCAGGTCGCCACGCACGTCCCCCCGGCCGATCCGGCCCACCCCGCCGTAGGAGCGGCCACCTCCCTCCTGGACGCCTACGCACCGGGCGACCACTTCCTCGCCACCCCCGGGCGCACGCTGCTCGCACGGGGCGCGGGACGCCAAGTCCCGCACGACGAGAGACCTTTGACCGAGCGGGTGGACGCCGCCCTGGCCGAGGCCGTCGCCGTGGGCCAGGAGTCGCCCGTGGTGATCGGCGCCATCCCCTTCGACCACACGGCACCGGCCGCGCTCCACATACCGGCCACCGTGCGCTCCGCCCCGCCGCTCGCCTCCGACCCGCTCATCGCCCTGCCCGCGGGCTCCTCGGCCACCGCGGACTGGCGGATCCGGCCGGTGCCCGAGCCCGAGGTGTACGGCGAGGGCGTCGCCGCCGCCGTGGCCCGCATGTGGCGCGGCGAGTTCAGCAAGGTGGTGCTGGCCCGCACCCTGGAGCTGACCTCCGACGCCCCGCTCGACCTGCCCGCGATGCTCCAGCGCCTGGCCCGCCGCGACCCCTCCGGCTACACCTTCGCGCTGCCGACCGGCCCCGCGCGCACCCTGATCGGCGCCAGCCCCGAACTGCTGGTCTCCCGCCGGGGCAACCAGGTCGTCTCCAACCCGCTCGCCGGGTCCACCCCGCGCAGCGACGACCTCGCCGAGGACGTCCGCCGGGCGGCGACGCTGCTGGAGTCGGTCAAGGACCTCCACGAGCACGCCGTGGTCGTGGACGCCGTCCACCAGGCGCTCGCCCCGCACTGCACCGACATGACCGTCCCGGCCCGGCCGACGCTGATCCGCACCGCCACCATGTGGCACCTGTCGACCACGGTCACCGGCACGCTCACCTCCCCCGACACCTCGGCGCTGGACCTGGCGATGGCCCTGCACCCGACGCCCGCCGTGTGCGGCACGCCGACGCAGACGGCCCGTCAGGTCATCGCGGAGACCGAGCCGTTCGACCGCGGCTTCTTCACCGGAGTCGTCGGCTGGGGCAACGCCGAGGGCGACGGCGAATGGGTCGTCACCATCCGCTGCGCCGAGGCCGAGGAGCGCACCCTGCGCCTCTACGCGGGCGCGGGCGTCGTGGCCGCGTCCGAGCCCGAGGCGGAGACCGCCGAGACCGGCGCCAAGTTCCGCACCTTCCTGAGCGCCGTGGGAGCCGAGCTGTGA
- a CDS encoding isochorismatase family protein: protein MALPAITPYPMPAADELPANRVDWTVDPARAVLLVHDLQNYFLTAYDRQAAPVPELLSHVAELKKDAARLGVPVLYTAQPGGQSPEERGLQQDFWGPGLPADKHLAAIADEVAPDADDTVLTKWKYSGFVRTDLLERLREQGRDQIVITGVYAHIGVLMTACDAWMQDIQAFVVADAVADFSADDHAMALRWAAGKCAVVTTTRAVFEGK from the coding sequence ATGGCCCTGCCCGCCATCACGCCCTACCCCATGCCGGCCGCGGACGAGCTGCCCGCCAACCGGGTCGACTGGACCGTCGACCCGGCCCGCGCGGTGCTGCTCGTCCACGACCTGCAGAACTACTTCCTGACGGCGTACGACCGCCAGGCCGCCCCCGTACCCGAACTCCTGTCACACGTGGCCGAGTTGAAGAAGGACGCGGCACGCCTGGGCGTCCCCGTCCTCTACACCGCGCAGCCCGGCGGCCAGAGCCCCGAGGAGCGCGGGCTCCAGCAGGACTTCTGGGGCCCCGGCCTGCCCGCCGACAAGCACCTGGCGGCCATCGCGGACGAGGTCGCCCCCGACGCGGACGACACCGTCCTCACCAAGTGGAAGTACAGCGGCTTCGTCCGCACCGATCTGCTGGAGCGGCTGCGCGAGCAGGGCCGCGACCAGATCGTCATCACCGGCGTCTACGCCCACATCGGCGTCCTGATGACCGCGTGCGACGCCTGGATGCAGGACATCCAGGCGTTCGTCGTGGCCGACGCCGTGGCAGACTTCTCGGCCGACGACCACGCGATGGCGCTGCGCTGGGCGGCCGGCAAGTGCGCCGTCGTCACCACCACCCGAGCCGTCTTCGAAGGAAAGTGA
- a CDS encoding (2,3-dihydroxybenzoyl)adenylate synthase has translation MSTQAAPTWPAEFAERYRAAGWWRGETFGEMLRQRAEEHPDRVAIIDPVAGSRWTYADLDRRADRLAAGFLARGIAKGDKVVVQLPNIAEFFEVIFALFRIGALPVFALPAHRETEIAYFCEFTEAVAYVIAAEHGGYDYRELAAKTRAHVPTLKHVFVAQGDPGDFEALAEVAEEPVGYGGPRPDDLAFLQLSGGSTGVPKLIPRTHDDYIYSLRGSNEICGVDENSVYLCVLPAAHNFPLSSPGSLGMLYAGARVVLCPQPSPEVAFPLIESEGVTITGLVPPLALLWTEAAPGSAHDLSSLDVLLVGGAKFSEEAARRVRPALGCTLQQVFGMAEGLVNYTRLDDPVETIVTTQGLPISPDDEILVVDDEDREVAPGETGHLLTRGPYTIRGYWNAPEHNARSFTEDGFYRTGDVVRVTETGHIVVEGRAKDQINRGGEKVAAEEVENHILAHPAVHDANVVAEPDPYLGERVCAYVILRSGAGPLKAVAIKRFVRERGLAAFKVPDRVEFVDAFPQTGVGKVSKKDLRNAAARTASPSL, from the coding sequence GTGAGTACGCAAGCCGCTCCCACCTGGCCCGCCGAGTTCGCCGAGAGGTACCGGGCGGCCGGCTGGTGGCGTGGCGAGACCTTCGGCGAGATGCTGCGGCAGCGCGCCGAGGAGCACCCGGACCGGGTCGCGATCATCGACCCGGTGGCGGGGAGCCGGTGGACCTACGCCGATCTCGACCGGCGGGCCGACCGGCTGGCGGCGGGCTTCCTCGCCCGCGGCATCGCCAAGGGCGACAAGGTGGTGGTCCAACTCCCCAACATCGCCGAGTTCTTCGAGGTGATCTTCGCCCTGTTCCGGATCGGGGCGCTGCCCGTCTTCGCGCTGCCGGCCCACCGCGAGACCGAGATCGCCTACTTCTGCGAGTTCACCGAGGCCGTCGCCTATGTCATCGCGGCCGAGCACGGCGGCTACGACTACCGGGAGCTGGCGGCCAAGACCCGCGCCCACGTGCCCACGCTGAAGCACGTGTTCGTCGCCCAGGGCGACCCGGGCGACTTCGAGGCGCTGGCCGAGGTGGCCGAGGAGCCGGTCGGCTACGGCGGGCCGCGCCCGGACGACCTGGCCTTCCTCCAGCTCTCCGGCGGCAGCACCGGCGTACCGAAGCTGATCCCGCGCACCCACGACGACTACATCTACTCGCTCCGGGGCTCCAACGAGATCTGCGGGGTCGACGAGAACAGCGTCTACCTGTGCGTGCTGCCCGCCGCCCACAACTTCCCGCTCTCCTCCCCCGGTTCGCTCGGGATGCTGTACGCCGGTGCGCGCGTGGTGCTCTGCCCGCAGCCCTCCCCCGAGGTGGCCTTCCCGCTCATCGAGAGCGAGGGCGTGACCATCACCGGTCTGGTGCCGCCGCTGGCGCTGCTGTGGACCGAGGCCGCGCCCGGCTCCGCGCACGACCTCAGCTCCCTGGACGTGCTGCTCGTGGGCGGCGCCAAGTTCAGCGAGGAGGCCGCCCGCCGGGTCCGCCCCGCGCTCGGCTGCACGCTCCAGCAGGTCTTCGGAATGGCCGAGGGGCTGGTCAACTACACCCGGCTGGACGACCCGGTGGAGACCATCGTCACCACACAGGGCCTGCCCATCTCGCCGGACGACGAGATCCTGGTCGTCGACGACGAGGACCGGGAGGTGGCTCCCGGTGAGACGGGCCACCTGCTGACCCGGGGCCCGTACACGATCCGCGGCTACTGGAACGCCCCCGAGCACAACGCCCGTTCGTTCACCGAGGACGGCTTCTACCGCACGGGCGATGTCGTCCGGGTCACCGAGACCGGGCACATCGTGGTGGAGGGGCGCGCCAAGGACCAGATCAACCGGGGCGGTGAGAAGGTCGCCGCCGAGGAGGTGGAGAACCACATCCTCGCCCACCCGGCCGTGCACGACGCCAATGTGGTGGCCGAGCCGGACCCGTATCTGGGCGAGCGCGTCTGCGCGTACGTGATCCTGCGCTCGGGCGCCGGACCGCTGAAGGCCGTGGCCATCAAACGGTTCGTGCGGGAGAGGGGGCTGGCCGCCTTCAAGGTGCCGGACAGGGTCGAGTTCGTGGACGCGTTCCCGCAGACCGGGGTGGGCAAGGTCTCCAAGAAGGACCTGCGCAACGCCGCCGCCCGCACCGCCTCCCCGTCCCTCTGA